Proteins encoded in a region of the Frondihabitans sp. 762G35 genome:
- a CDS encoding GntR family transcriptional regulator: MGDDEGSRTFLRESVLSRLTSAILDGTLAPGTRLRDDELTEWLGVSRAPIREAIDRLSDLGLVELSPKRFTRVASVSPRLYVDSAAVWAALVARGMQRGILRFPVDRIGDLEAMNAELAVTDPRDFPPGPTVIDRFVAAILEHCPNEVLLESIRVHDPVLALGVNRFKAAMDTAAVHAFFTDVIRRCRDHDVDGFATGLRAFTSGPMRAWMSALDDPAEGTASEDAVVPSGRLQDARPDA, encoded by the coding sequence ATGGGCGACGACGAGGGCTCCCGCACCTTCTTGCGCGAGAGCGTCCTCTCCCGCCTGACCTCGGCGATCCTGGACGGGACGCTGGCCCCCGGAACGCGGCTCCGCGACGACGAGCTCACCGAGTGGCTCGGCGTGAGTCGCGCCCCGATCCGCGAGGCCATCGATCGGCTCTCCGACCTCGGCCTCGTCGAGCTCTCGCCGAAGCGGTTCACGCGGGTCGCCAGCGTCTCGCCGCGTCTGTACGTGGACAGCGCAGCGGTCTGGGCGGCGCTCGTCGCCCGGGGCATGCAGCGGGGCATCCTGCGGTTCCCCGTCGACCGGATCGGCGACCTCGAGGCGATGAACGCCGAGCTCGCGGTGACCGACCCCCGCGACTTCCCACCCGGGCCGACCGTGATCGACCGCTTCGTCGCGGCGATCCTCGAGCACTGCCCGAACGAGGTGCTGCTCGAGAGCATCCGCGTGCACGACCCCGTGCTGGCCCTCGGCGTCAACCGGTTCAAAGCGGCGATGGACACCGCGGCCGTGCACGCGTTCTTCACCGACGTGATTCGGCGGTGTCGCGATCACGACGTCGACGGCTTCGCGACGGGGCTCCGCGCGTTCACGTCGGGTCCGATGCGCGCCTGGATGTCCGCCCTGGACGACCCGGCGGAGGGGACGGCGTCGGAGGACGCGGTCGTCCCGAGCGGAAGGCTGCAGGATGCCCGTCCCGACGCGTGA
- the glpK gene encoding glycerol kinase GlpK produces MSDYVIAIDQGTTSTRAIIFDHAGSIVSTGQLEHEQIFPKAGWVEHDPLEIWNNTREVIGQALSKANITRHDIKAVGITNQRETAVVWDKNTGKPVYNAIVWQDTRTQSIVDRLAADGGVERFKPTVGLPLATYFAGTKIVWILENVEGARAKADAGDLLFGTTDTWVLWNLTGGVNGGVHVTDVTNASRTLFMDLETLDWRDDILEAFDVPRSMLPAIKSSSEVYGHVSDSSLLREVPIAGILGDQQAATFGQAAFDQGESKNTYGTGNFLIFNTGEEIVHSKNGLLTTLGYKLGDAAPHYALEGSIAVTGSLIQWLRDNLGIIKSAPEVETLAKTVDDNGGVYFVPAFSGLFAPYWRSDARGALVGMTRYVNKGHIARAALEATAFQTREVLDAVNADSGVDLTELKVDGGMIANNTLMQFQADILGVPVVRPVVAETTALGAAYAAGLAVGFWSDLGELRSNWQEDSRWTPSMDQAEVDRQLRNWKKAVTKTFDWVDADVN; encoded by the coding sequence GTGAGCGACTACGTCATCGCAATCGACCAGGGCACCACCAGCACGCGCGCGATCATCTTCGATCACGCCGGCTCGATCGTCTCCACGGGTCAGCTCGAGCACGAGCAGATCTTCCCGAAGGCCGGTTGGGTCGAGCACGACCCGCTGGAGATCTGGAACAACACCCGCGAGGTCATCGGCCAGGCCCTGTCCAAGGCGAACATCACGCGGCACGACATCAAGGCCGTCGGCATCACGAACCAGCGCGAGACCGCCGTCGTCTGGGACAAGAACACCGGCAAGCCCGTCTACAACGCCATCGTCTGGCAGGACACCCGCACGCAGTCCATCGTCGACCGTCTCGCGGCCGACGGCGGCGTCGAGCGCTTCAAGCCGACCGTGGGCCTGCCCCTCGCGACCTACTTCGCCGGCACGAAGATCGTCTGGATCCTGGAGAACGTCGAGGGCGCGCGCGCCAAGGCGGACGCCGGCGACCTGCTCTTCGGCACGACCGACACCTGGGTCCTCTGGAACCTCACCGGCGGCGTGAACGGCGGCGTGCACGTCACCGACGTCACGAACGCCTCCCGGACCCTGTTCATGGACCTCGAGACGCTCGACTGGCGCGACGACATCCTCGAGGCCTTCGACGTGCCCCGCTCGATGCTCCCCGCCATCAAGTCGTCCTCCGAGGTCTACGGCCACGTCTCCGACTCGAGCCTCCTCCGCGAGGTGCCGATCGCCGGCATCCTCGGCGACCAGCAGGCCGCCACGTTCGGGCAGGCGGCGTTCGACCAGGGCGAGTCGAAGAACACCTACGGCACCGGCAACTTCCTCATCTTCAACACGGGCGAGGAGATCGTCCACTCGAAGAACGGGCTCCTCACGACGCTCGGCTACAAGCTCGGCGACGCGGCACCGCACTACGCGCTCGAGGGCTCGATCGCCGTCACGGGTTCGCTGATCCAGTGGCTCCGCGACAACCTCGGCATCATCAAGTCCGCCCCCGAGGTGGAGACGCTCGCCAAGACCGTCGACGACAACGGCGGCGTGTACTTCGTGCCCGCGTTCTCCGGCCTGTTCGCGCCGTACTGGCGCTCCGACGCCCGGGGCGCCCTCGTCGGCATGACCCGCTACGTCAACAAGGGGCACATCGCCCGTGCCGCGCTCGAGGCGACCGCGTTCCAGACCCGCGAGGTCCTCGACGCGGTGAACGCCGACTCCGGCGTCGACCTGACCGAGCTGAAGGTGGACGGCGGCATGATCGCCAACAACACGCTGATGCAGTTCCAGGCCGACATCCTCGGCGTGCCCGTCGTGCGTCCCGTCGTCGCGGAGACGACCGCGCTCGGTGCCGCCTACGCGGCCGGCCTCGCGGTGGGCTTCTGGAGCGACCTCGGCGAGCTGCGCTCCAACTGGCAGGAGGACAGCCGCTGGACCCCGTCCATGGACCAGGCCGAGGTCGACCGCCAGCTCCGCAACTGGAAGAAGGCCGTCACGAAGACGTTCGACTGGGTCGACGCCGACGTCAACTGA
- a CDS encoding GNAT family N-acetyltransferase, translated as MQHDIHLDGFGIRLEPVTADHASDLWALTDDELWAGMTTPRPTDPADYARHIVTQQETPGMLAFAVIDDTDGRILGSTSLYDLSIPQRRVEIGSTWYGRASWGGRTNPAAKYLLFRHAFETLGLARVALRCDARNTRSAAAIRRLGAVPEGILRAHRVAADGSRGDTAYFSVVEEEWPAVAAGLLARLAAAG; from the coding sequence GTGCAGCACGACATTCACCTGGACGGCTTCGGCATCCGCCTCGAGCCCGTCACCGCCGACCACGCGTCGGACCTCTGGGCCCTCACCGACGACGAGCTCTGGGCCGGCATGACGACACCGCGCCCGACCGATCCCGCGGACTACGCCCGGCACATCGTCACGCAGCAGGAGACCCCCGGGATGCTGGCGTTCGCCGTGATCGACGACACCGACGGCAGGATCCTCGGCTCGACCTCCCTCTACGACCTCTCGATCCCCCAGCGCCGCGTCGAGATCGGCAGCACGTGGTACGGCCGGGCGTCCTGGGGCGGTCGCACCAACCCGGCGGCGAAGTACCTCCTGTTCCGGCACGCGTTCGAGACGCTCGGGCTCGCCCGGGTCGCTCTGCGGTGCGACGCGCGGAACACGCGGAGCGCTGCGGCGATCCGGCGGCTGGGGGCCGTTCCGGAGGGCATCCTGCGGGCGCATCGCGTGGCCGCCGACGGGAGTCGCGGCGACACGGCGTACTTCTCGGTCGTCGAGGAGGAGTGGCCGGCCGTCGCCGCCGGGCTGTTGGCCCGCCTTGCTGCGGCTGGCTGA
- a CDS encoding bifunctional 2-methylcitrate synthase/citrate synthase, whose translation MTDPQIHKGLAGVAVDYTAVSKVNPETNSLLYRGYPVQELAANCSFEEVAYLLWFGELPDAQQLAAFETRERSGRALSPVVKRVVDELPVTAHPMDVLRTAVSVLGASDPTAAATGAEADLDKAQRLLAALPAVIAYDQRRRRDLPPVEPRDDLGFSANFLFMTFGELPSEVVVDAFDVSMVLYAEHSFNASTFTARVVTSTMSDLYSAVVAAIGALKGPLHGGANEAVMHVFDEIGTADRAEAWLDGALAEKRKIMGFGHRVYKNGDSRVPTMKAALDTLVEEYGAHDLAALYEALDGAMQSRKNIKPNLDYPSGPAYHLMGFDTEMFTPLFVASRVTGWTAHILEQAGSNALIRPLSVYSGPDERHVTAAETVA comes from the coding sequence ATGACCGATCCGCAGATCCACAAGGGCCTGGCCGGCGTCGCCGTCGACTACACGGCGGTGTCGAAGGTGAACCCCGAGACCAACTCGCTCCTCTACCGGGGCTACCCGGTCCAGGAGCTCGCCGCGAACTGCAGCTTCGAGGAGGTGGCCTACCTCCTGTGGTTCGGTGAGCTCCCCGACGCCCAGCAGCTCGCCGCGTTCGAGACGCGCGAGCGCTCGGGCCGCGCGCTGTCTCCCGTCGTCAAGCGCGTGGTCGACGAACTGCCGGTCACGGCTCACCCGATGGACGTCCTCCGCACCGCGGTCAGCGTCCTGGGCGCGTCCGACCCGACGGCGGCGGCCACCGGAGCCGAGGCCGACCTCGACAAGGCGCAGCGACTCCTGGCCGCCCTTCCCGCCGTGATCGCCTACGACCAGCGCCGTCGCCGCGACCTGCCGCCGGTGGAGCCGCGAGACGACCTGGGATTCTCGGCGAACTTCCTCTTCATGACCTTCGGCGAGCTCCCCAGCGAGGTCGTCGTCGACGCGTTCGACGTGTCGATGGTGCTCTACGCGGAGCACTCCTTCAACGCCTCGACGTTCACCGCCCGCGTCGTCACCTCGACGATGAGCGACCTCTACTCGGCCGTGGTCGCCGCGATCGGCGCCCTCAAGGGGCCCCTGCACGGCGGGGCGAACGAGGCCGTCATGCACGTGTTCGACGAGATCGGGACGGCCGACCGCGCCGAGGCCTGGCTCGACGGAGCGCTCGCGGAGAAGCGCAAGATCATGGGCTTCGGCCACCGGGTCTACAAGAACGGTGACTCGCGCGTGCCGACGATGAAGGCCGCCCTCGACACCCTCGTCGAGGAGTACGGGGCGCACGATCTCGCGGCGCTGTACGAGGCGCTCGACGGAGCCATGCAGTCGCGCAAGAACATCAAGCCGAACCTCGACTACCCGTCGGGCCCCGCGTACCACCTGATGGGCTTCGACACGGAGATGTTCACGCCGTTGTTCGTGGCGAGTCGCGTGACCGGCTGGACGGCGCACATCCTGGAGCAGGCGGGGTCGAACGCGCTCATCCGACCGCTGAGCGTGTACTCGGGGCCCGACGAGCGGCACGTGACGGCGGCCGAGACGGTCGCCTAG
- the prpB gene encoding methylisocitrate lyase gives MLYATTSAADKRVAFRSGLASGRILRVPGAFNPLSAALIQEKGFEGVYVSGAVIAADLGLPDIGLTTLTEVAARAQQIARMTDLPTLVDADTGWGEPMNVARSVQTLEDAGVAGLHIEDQVNPKRCGHLDGKAVVDENTAVTRIKAAVDARRDPNLVIMARTDIRAIDGLDASLDRARALVDAGADAIFPEAMRDLAEFEAVRAAVDVPILANMTEFGKSDLFTVDQLEAVGVNLVIFPVSLLRLAMGAAERGLDTIVAEGSLTSRVPEMQTRARLYELLDYEAYNSFDTTLYDFTL, from the coding sequence GTGCTCTACGCCACCACCAGCGCCGCCGACAAGCGCGTCGCCTTCCGATCCGGGCTCGCCTCCGGGCGCATCCTGCGGGTCCCCGGGGCCTTCAACCCGCTCAGCGCCGCGCTCATCCAGGAGAAGGGCTTCGAGGGCGTCTACGTCTCGGGCGCCGTGATCGCGGCCGACCTGGGCCTTCCCGACATCGGGCTCACGACGCTCACCGAGGTCGCGGCGCGGGCGCAGCAGATCGCCCGCATGACCGACCTCCCGACGCTCGTCGACGCCGACACCGGCTGGGGCGAGCCGATGAACGTGGCGCGGAGCGTGCAGACCCTCGAAGACGCCGGCGTCGCGGGTCTCCACATCGAAGACCAGGTGAACCCCAAGCGCTGCGGACACCTCGACGGCAAGGCCGTCGTCGACGAGAACACGGCGGTGACGCGCATCAAAGCGGCCGTCGACGCCCGTCGCGACCCGAATCTCGTGATCATGGCGCGAACGGACATCCGTGCGATCGACGGGCTCGACGCCTCCCTCGACCGCGCCAGGGCCCTCGTCGATGCGGGAGCCGACGCGATCTTCCCGGAGGCGATGCGCGACCTCGCCGAGTTCGAGGCCGTGCGCGCCGCTGTCGACGTGCCGATCCTGGCGAACATGACCGAGTTCGGCAAGAGCGACCTGTTCACGGTCGACCAGCTCGAGGCCGTCGGCGTGAACCTCGTCATCTTCCCGGTGAGCCTCCTGCGGCTCGCGATGGGGGCGGCCGAGCGCGGCCTCGACACCATCGTCGCCGAGGGCTCGCTGACCTCCCGGGTGCCCGAGATGCAGACGCGGGCCCGGCTGTACGAGCTCCTCGACTACGAGGCGTACAACTCGTTCGACACCACCCTCTACGATTTCACCCTCTGA
- a CDS encoding MmgE/PrpD family protein produces the protein MKLHDVRVHRSDENLPREGQLAWSLARVASEAPEPTAEVTDMVINRVIDNAAVATASLSRAPVVAARGQAEAHPVAGAGGSTVTGIPGRFGVEWAAWANGVAVRELDYHDTFLAAEYSHPGDNIPPILAVAQHTGRTGAELLRGIVTGYEIQIDLVKAISLHEHKIDHVAHLGPSAAAGIGTLLGLDQATIFQAIGQALHTTTATRQSRKGEISSWKAYAPAFAGKMAVEAVDRALRGQTSPTPIYEGEDGVIAWLLGGADARYSVPLPEAGEPLTAILDSYTKEHSAEYQAQAWIDLARRLGHEHPALRDPAAVERVVLHTSHHTHYVIGSGANDPQKYDPTASRETLDHSIPYIFAVALQDGEWDHERSYAPERASRPDTVALWNRVTTAEDAEWTRRYHSLDPAEKAFGGRVEIDLADGTRIVDEIAVADAHPLGARPFARDHYVAKFRGLAEGVLAPDEIERFLETAQRLPELTADELAGLTVIAPDVVLAPAGLF, from the coding sequence ATGAAGCTCCACGACGTCCGCGTCCACCGCAGCGACGAGAACCTCCCGCGGGAGGGCCAACTCGCCTGGTCGCTCGCCCGCGTCGCGAGCGAGGCGCCGGAGCCGACGGCGGAGGTCACCGACATGGTGATCAACCGCGTCATCGACAACGCGGCCGTGGCCACGGCGTCGCTGTCGCGAGCACCCGTCGTCGCGGCTCGGGGCCAGGCCGAGGCCCACCCCGTCGCAGGAGCCGGCGGGTCGACCGTCACGGGCATCCCCGGCCGCTTCGGGGTCGAGTGGGCCGCCTGGGCCAACGGGGTCGCCGTCCGGGAGCTCGACTACCACGACACCTTCCTCGCGGCGGAGTACTCCCACCCCGGCGACAACATCCCGCCGATCCTCGCCGTCGCCCAGCACACCGGGCGCACCGGCGCCGAGCTCCTCCGCGGCATCGTGACGGGGTACGAGATCCAGATCGATCTCGTCAAGGCGATCAGCCTCCACGAGCACAAGATCGACCATGTGGCGCACCTCGGCCCGAGCGCCGCGGCGGGCATCGGCACGCTCCTCGGGCTCGACCAGGCCACGATCTTCCAGGCGATCGGCCAGGCCCTCCACACGACGACGGCGACCCGGCAGTCGCGGAAGGGCGAGATCTCCTCCTGGAAGGCGTACGCGCCCGCGTTCGCCGGCAAGATGGCGGTCGAGGCCGTCGACCGGGCCCTCCGCGGCCAGACCAGCCCCACCCCGATCTACGAGGGCGAGGACGGCGTCATCGCCTGGCTGCTCGGCGGCGCCGACGCGCGCTACAGCGTGCCGCTGCCCGAGGCGGGGGAGCCGCTGACGGCGATCCTCGACAGCTACACGAAGGAGCACTCCGCGGAGTACCAGGCGCAGGCGTGGATCGACCTGGCCCGGCGACTCGGCCACGAGCATCCTGCGCTCCGCGACCCCGCCGCCGTCGAGCGGGTCGTGCTGCACACCAGCCACCACACGCACTACGTGATCGGCTCGGGGGCGAATGACCCGCAGAAGTACGATCCGACAGCCAGCCGCGAGACGCTCGACCACTCCATCCCGTATATCTTCGCGGTGGCCCTGCAGGACGGCGAGTGGGATCACGAGCGGTCCTACGCGCCCGAGCGGGCATCCCGTCCCGACACCGTGGCCCTCTGGAACCGGGTGACGACGGCGGAGGACGCCGAATGGACGAGGCGCTACCACTCGCTCGACCCCGCCGAGAAGGCCTTCGGCGGCCGGGTCGAGATCGACCTCGCCGACGGGACCCGCATCGTCGACGAGATCGCCGTCGCCGACGCGCACCCGCTCGGCGCCCGACCGTTCGCCCGCGACCACTACGTCGCGAAGTTCCGCGGCCTCGCCGAGGGCGTCCTCGCCCCCGACGAGATCGAGCGCTTCCTCGAGACCGCCCAGCGGCTCCCCGAGCTCACGGCCGACGAGCTCGCAGGCCTCACCGTCATCGCCCCTGACGTCGTCCTGGCGCCGGCCGGGCTCTTCTAG
- a CDS encoding GntR family transcriptional regulator, translating into MASEDGIEEAGMAKAGDIAYATLRRDILDWTLAPGALLAEVDLSARLGLSRTPVREALARLVADGLAEPVGGRGLVVAPLSRADVLGLFELREPLERQAAALAAERRTPAVFARLADELRDVSSLLGEADPAQTAYYELVARFDAAVDEAAGNAFLSAALQNVRLRVSRIRRHSHDRPARLLEAAREHLLVVEAILDGDARLAADATRVHLRRSLHSLLRGIDDTAAPTAAVLQPAPPSPVPPASNPAVTAGERTPR; encoded by the coding sequence ATGGCGTCCGAAGACGGGATCGAGGAGGCGGGCATGGCGAAGGCGGGAGACATCGCGTACGCCACGCTGCGCCGCGACATCCTCGACTGGACCCTGGCTCCCGGCGCCCTGCTGGCCGAGGTCGATCTCTCCGCCCGCCTCGGGCTGTCCCGCACTCCGGTCCGGGAGGCGCTCGCGCGACTCGTCGCCGACGGGCTGGCGGAGCCGGTCGGAGGGCGCGGCCTCGTCGTCGCGCCGCTCTCGCGGGCCGACGTCCTCGGTCTCTTCGAGCTGCGCGAACCGCTCGAGCGGCAGGCCGCGGCCCTCGCCGCCGAGCGACGGACACCGGCCGTGTTCGCCCGGCTCGCCGACGAGCTGCGCGACGTCTCCTCGTTGCTCGGGGAGGCGGATCCTGCGCAGACCGCCTACTACGAGCTCGTCGCCCGCTTCGACGCGGCCGTCGACGAGGCGGCGGGCAACGCGTTCCTCTCGGCGGCGCTCCAGAACGTCCGCCTGCGGGTCTCGCGCATCCGACGCCACTCGCACGACCGGCCGGCGCGGCTGCTCGAAGCCGCCCGCGAGCACCTCCTCGTCGTCGAGGCCATCCTCGACGGCGACGCGCGACTCGCGGCCGACGCCACGCGCGTCCACCTCCGCAGGAGCCTCCACTCCCTCCTCCGGGGGATCGACGACACCGCCGCGCCCACCGCGGCCGTCCTCCAGCCCGCTCCTCCCTCGCCGGTCCCCCCGGCCTCGAACCCGGCGGTCACCGCCGGAGAACGGACACCCCGATGA
- a CDS encoding glycerate kinase, producing the protein MRFLIAPDSFKGSLTAREVAESIGRGIGSEHDVVLLPLADGGEGTVDALLAAGFSPGSARAQDARGDLHATTFALRGDTAVVELADACGLAALGGDLRPLSSSTRGLGEAFLAARAAGARRIVLALGGSASTDGGTGFLAALGVRFLDARGAELEPSGETVPSIRRVDASGMIDLDGLELVAATDVDSVLTGFTGAAHVFGPQKGLLPHDVERLDAALAALVDACVAGGLLAAPDAAATPGAGAAGGTGFAALLLGATIVSGADFVLDLVGFDGRAADADVVVTGEGSLDAQTASGKLVQVVARRAGRTPVVAVVGRSTVAAREAAALGLAGVTAIAGLTTDDPARDPALSRRLLERVGRDLAATATKG; encoded by the coding sequence ATGAGGTTCCTCATCGCCCCCGACTCGTTCAAGGGAAGCCTGACCGCCCGCGAGGTGGCGGAGTCGATCGGCCGCGGCATCGGCTCCGAGCACGACGTCGTGCTCCTGCCGCTGGCCGACGGCGGAGAGGGCACGGTCGACGCCCTGCTCGCGGCCGGCTTCTCCCCCGGCTCCGCCCGCGCGCAGGATGCCCGGGGCGACCTGCACGCGACCACCTTCGCGCTCAGGGGCGACACGGCCGTCGTCGAACTCGCCGACGCCTGCGGCCTCGCGGCGCTCGGGGGCGACCTGCGCCCGCTGTCGTCCTCGACCCGCGGCCTCGGCGAGGCGTTCCTCGCCGCCCGGGCCGCCGGCGCGCGCCGCATCGTCCTCGCGCTCGGCGGCAGCGCGAGCACCGACGGCGGCACCGGGTTCCTGGCGGCCCTGGGGGTGCGGTTCCTCGACGCGCGAGGCGCGGAGCTCGAGCCGTCCGGAGAGACCGTGCCGAGCATCCGGCGCGTCGACGCCTCCGGGATGATCGACCTCGACGGCCTCGAGCTCGTCGCGGCGACCGACGTGGACAGCGTCCTTACCGGGTTCACGGGGGCGGCGCACGTCTTCGGACCTCAGAAGGGTCTCCTGCCGCACGACGTCGAACGTCTCGACGCCGCTCTCGCGGCCCTCGTCGACGCCTGCGTCGCGGGCGGCCTCCTCGCGGCTCCCGACGCCGCGGCGACCCCGGGCGCCGGCGCGGCGGGGGGCACTGGCTTCGCGGCGCTCCTCCTCGGGGCGACGATCGTCTCGGGCGCCGACTTCGTCCTGGATCTCGTCGGCTTCGACGGTCGCGCAGCGGACGCCGACGTCGTCGTGACAGGCGAGGGCTCGCTGGATGCGCAGACCGCCTCCGGCAAGCTCGTCCAGGTCGTCGCGCGGCGGGCCGGCCGCACGCCCGTCGTCGCGGTCGTCGGGCGCTCCACCGTGGCCGCCCGAGAGGCGGCGGCCCTGGGCCTCGCGGGGGTGACGGCGATCGCGGGCCTCACGACCGACGACCCCGCGCGGGATCCTGCGCTCAGCCGCCGTCTGCTCGAGCGGGTCGGTCGCGACCTCGCGGCCACCGCGACGAAGGGCTAG
- a CDS encoding protein kinase domain-containing protein, producing MSTQHDAGDRILGGRYRLVDVIGRGGMAVVWRAHDESLNRAVAIKIFHAGAVDPARQEAELGVLASLDHHALVNLFDAGVDEGPRGLDRYLVMALVTGQNLDDRLRSAPIAPRHIAEIGYDMAEALDYIHAHGVVHRDIKPSNILLVDYGSRAPRARAKLTDFGIALAEDVERLTAEGVTTGTAAYLSPEQARGAEVGPASDVYSLGLVLLQCFTRRREFPGSLVESAVARLSRDPAVPEALAPHWVDLLRAMTAQEPRDRPGRAELVALLRHIVIAESSRHRDAVFTLEGEDRRLPEDADVLDTLPGQALKHATAMAARLFSAPIAVVSIADRDRPWFQAHYDESVSAEVRAVDLSRAIVRQPGTVVLEDALADPRAVDSWFVTGPLGVRFYVGIPLTRRDGELIGTLSVLDVRPGTATRQQLENLRDLGALVISQLELRQESRRRSESSGSIPVHHALAETEPFDASL from the coding sequence GTGTCCACACAGCACGACGCGGGCGACCGGATCCTGGGGGGCCGCTACCGGCTGGTCGACGTGATCGGCCGGGGTGGCATGGCCGTGGTCTGGCGCGCGCACGACGAGTCGCTCAACCGCGCCGTCGCGATCAAGATCTTCCACGCCGGAGCCGTCGATCCCGCCCGCCAGGAGGCGGAGCTCGGCGTGCTGGCGAGTCTCGACCACCACGCTCTCGTGAACCTGTTCGACGCGGGCGTCGACGAGGGCCCCCGCGGGCTCGACCGCTACCTCGTCATGGCGCTCGTGACCGGCCAGAACCTCGACGACCGGCTGCGCTCCGCACCGATCGCGCCGCGTCACATCGCCGAGATCGGCTACGACATGGCCGAGGCGCTCGACTACATCCACGCGCACGGTGTCGTCCACCGCGACATCAAGCCGTCCAACATCCTGCTCGTCGACTACGGCTCCCGGGCCCCTCGGGCGCGCGCCAAGCTGACCGACTTCGGGATCGCCCTGGCGGAGGATGTCGAACGACTCACCGCCGAGGGCGTCACCACCGGCACGGCCGCCTACCTCAGCCCCGAGCAGGCCCGCGGTGCCGAGGTCGGGCCCGCGAGCGACGTCTACTCGCTCGGACTCGTGCTCCTGCAGTGCTTCACCCGCCGACGGGAGTTCCCGGGTTCGCTCGTGGAGTCCGCCGTGGCCCGGCTCTCGCGCGATCCCGCCGTCCCCGAGGCGCTGGCGCCGCACTGGGTCGACCTGCTGCGGGCCATGACGGCGCAGGAGCCCCGGGACCGTCCCGGCCGCGCCGAACTCGTCGCCCTGCTCCGCCACATCGTCATCGCGGAGAGCAGCCGCCACCGCGACGCCGTCTTCACGCTGGAGGGCGAGGATCGCCGCCTCCCCGAGGACGCCGACGTCCTCGACACCCTTCCCGGCCAGGCCCTGAAGCACGCGACCGCGATGGCAGCGCGCCTCTTCTCGGCGCCCATCGCCGTCGTCAGCATCGCCGACCGTGATCGCCCCTGGTTCCAGGCTCACTACGACGAGTCCGTGTCGGCCGAGGTCCGGGCGGTCGATCTCTCCCGAGCCATCGTGAGGCAGCCGGGGACGGTGGTCCTCGAGGACGCCCTCGCCGACCCGCGCGCCGTCGACAGCTGGTTCGTCACCGGTCCGCTCGGCGTGCGCTTCTACGTGGGGATCCCCCTGACGAGACGCGACGGGGAGCTCATCGGCACCCTGTCCGTCCTCGACGTCCGGCCGGGCACGGCGACGCGCCAGCAGCTCGAGAACCTCCGCGACCTCGGAGCGCTCGTAATCTCCCAGCTCGAACTCCGCCAGGAGAGCCGCCGCCGGAGCGAGTCGAGCGGGTCCATCCCCGTGCACCATGCGCTGGCCGAGACGGAACCGTTCGACGCGTCCCTCTGA
- a CDS encoding SDR family NAD(P)-dependent oxidoreductase produces MTSIAIVGAGHGLGKAVARRFGREGFSVGLLSRRQESVDALAEELRAEGIDARGFQADVRDPASLAGALEQVAETLGQVEVLQYSPLPQKDFMRPVLETTVADLVGPIEFSVYGPVAAVHQVLQGMRFIPGGGKPSILFVNGGSSITPGVKLTGTSIAFAGETAYAQLLHEALADEGIHVAQLVIRGGINADDPEKSPETMAEHLWDLHSKRDRFRHIVEKE; encoded by the coding sequence ATGACATCCATTGCCATCGTCGGCGCCGGACACGGACTCGGCAAGGCGGTCGCCCGCCGCTTCGGCCGGGAGGGCTTCAGCGTCGGCCTCCTCAGCCGCCGCCAGGAGAGCGTCGACGCGCTCGCCGAGGAGCTGCGCGCCGAGGGCATCGACGCCCGCGGCTTCCAGGCCGACGTGCGCGACCCCGCCTCGCTCGCCGGGGCCCTCGAGCAGGTCGCCGAGACCCTCGGCCAGGTCGAGGTGCTGCAGTACAGCCCGCTGCCGCAGAAGGACTTCATGCGGCCCGTCCTCGAGACGACCGTCGCCGACCTCGTCGGCCCGATCGAGTTCTCCGTCTACGGCCCGGTCGCGGCCGTGCACCAGGTGCTCCAGGGCATGCGCTTCATCCCCGGCGGCGGCAAGCCGTCGATCCTGTTCGTGAACGGCGGATCCTCGATCACCCCGGGCGTGAAGCTGACCGGCACCTCGATCGCGTTCGCCGGCGAGACCGCCTACGCGCAGCTCCTGCACGAGGCCCTCGCCGACGAGGGGATCCACGTCGCGCAGCTCGTCATCCGCGGTGGGATCAACGCCGACGACCCCGAGAAGTCGCCCGAGACGATGGCGGAGCACCTCTGGGATCTGCACTCGAAGCGCGACCGCTTCCGTCACATCGTCGAGAAGGAGTAG